One window from the genome of Solea solea chromosome 2, fSolSol10.1, whole genome shotgun sequence encodes:
- the LOC131443639 gene encoding small membrane A-kinase anchor protein-like, producing MGCIKSKTGNSGAPNANSTGKTRGGCRGPREGEKAFLVHPEADAAAESFPQVSPVLLEYAQKLSEEIVARAVQQWVEVDRRYSDIPYIECDMP from the coding sequence ATGGGGTGCATCAAATCTAAGACGGGCAACTCCGGAGCCCCAAATGCAAACTCCACCGGGAAGACGAGGGGCGGGTGCAGGGGgccgagggagggagagaaagccTTCCTGGTTCACCCGGAGGCAGATGCGGCGGCGGAGAGCTTCCCTCAGGTCAGCCCAGTGCTGCTGGAGTACGCGCAGAAGCTCTCAGAGGAGATTGTGGCCCGGGCCGTGCAGCAGTGGGTGGAGGTAGACCGCCGCTACAGTGACATCCCCTACATTGAATGTGACATGCCATGA